Part of the Zingiber officinale cultivar Zhangliang chromosome 6A, Zo_v1.1, whole genome shotgun sequence genome, ATCAGGTTGTGGAGTTTTGCTAGTTATGTGTGTTGATAAATAAAAAGTATCTTACATCCTTTGAGAttttatttgtagaagttttcaTGAGAGGATAGCATACCATAAAGTGTTTCGAACGACATTTAATCCAAGCAAGTTGTAACACTTGAAACAAAATTATCATATTGAGGGCTTAACTCTGCAAGAACATGTATAAGTAAATTTGGTTTgtagaccagatgtccaatcatagCTCAGTTGTTGACGACAGTCTTGATCGATTGTATATAGTCATTGATAGAAACGTCTTCTCATTGTACAAATTGCTTGAGAGGATAGCATACCATGAAGTATTTCGAACGACATTTAATCCAAGCGAGTTGTAACACTTGAAACAAAATTATCATATTGAGGGCTTAACTCTGCAAGAACATGCATAAGTAGGTTTGGTTCGTAGACCAGATGTCTAATCATAGCTTAGTTGTTGGTGACGGTCTTGACCGAGTGTAGTTGTAGATGAAGATGTAGAACTCTTGTTTGAGAGCgagatacaaaaaaaaaaaaaagtgatccCAAACATCCCAAATTGAGCCCCGTGAACATAGGAAGTATCGACTTATTAATTGATGAGATTAAGGAAGTAATGATTAATTTATCTTTCTTGAACCAAATAACATAAGATTGTGGCAAAAAAAAAAGGCGAATACATTCGCCCCCAGCACTCccaccaacccgtcccaaggccaacacggaggaagtaaatcatgggcggctactagcctttggaatagtgactagcacataagggagatatttatctcgactttgccgagattcgaaccccagacctcattgtgataACACCTCATGCGTTAACTACTAGAATCATCCGAGGGAATTATCTAGTTGAAGTGAGAGTGACGTGCCATCAACCTATCAACATGcccaagtaatttttttttattattatccaaACATTCAACTCTTTAAATTGATTAATCTTGAAGTTGAACTATTTAAATTGATTAATCTTGAAGTTGACCAGCCTAATTTCACATAAATTTTCCACCGTGAATCAAAGTATGAGGATGATTTGTCGTCCAACAACTAATGTCATAGGTTTGTCGTTTCCTTGGaaaacaaaatattttataaCGTATCGTAATTAAGAATTAAACCGTAGATGCGTAAGAACCATTGAAATATTACACCATAGCTAGGGGCACATGTCCAAGTATATCGTGAATCAAAGGATGAAATTGTATTTTACAAGATAAATAATTATCTTTGCTAAGGTTGATGGGTAGAAAAGGAAGCGTATTGATAGACAAGGAAATATTTTGTGATGGAGGAGCTATGCCCCCCAGATTTGACGAAGAGATTTGAGACCCTtttatctgtttttttttttttttttgctttctgTTTATTTGTTTTTTATCAGAGAAAGGGAGGGGGAAAACTACAATTGCAAGTGCTTCAAAGAATAGAATTAAACATTAAGGTTCgagaaatagaaaaaaatgaaaagatgTGTGCTGTTGTCGACTTGATGAATCTAAGATCGTTGAATCTCAGCATGTATTTGTCCTTGATGCTCAAAGCAATGATCCAGAACGCCCTTTGAAGGAGGCATAGAGGAGGTAGAGGAAGTAACCGCGGTCGTTAAAGTGGCATAGGGGGCGGATGCTGGAAAAGAAAGGGTTGTTGTTCGTTGATGGCTGCAATTACTCACTGTTGTTGATCCTGGGAGAAGAAGGGTTGAGCTGctgataaaaaaaaacacaaaagaaAGAGAGAGGAGAAAAGGAGGAGCAGGGTCGCAGCGGGTTTGAGAAGGAATAGAAGAAAAGCGGCGGCGCGGCGGTAGAGGAAGAAAGATGCGGTTGGAAAAAAAGAATACCATAATAGAAACAGAGGAAAAGGAGAAACAAACAAAAAGTATCTAATAAGTATGGCATGCCATCGGAATGATTataattataacaataaatatgataaatttagaaatattacgATGTTGATGCTAAATATGGTAAATCTCGGATTGATTGAAATTAGATTATTATATAATGTTTTCTTTGCTTTCATTAAGTTTACTATAAAAGCTCCACAATCTAGCTCCTTGTTCAGAATTCACTAATTCAATGGAGCTCCCTGACGATTCCTTCACCATCTCCGGcatatttcttttcttcctcctcctcctaccACCTCCGGCAGCAAGCTCCTGCAGTCCGTCTGACCTCGCGCGCATCTCTCTTGCCTTCCGTTTCGTCACCGGATTCCAACTCCCGTCTCCTACCGCCGACTGCACCGCCATCACTCTCCCGTCGTGCAACCTCACCGGCGCCATCTCTTGGACGCACCTCCGCCGCGTGTCCGCACTCCGCACCATCGACCTCTCCGGCAACAACCTGCTCGGATCCATCCCCGCCCTCTTCTGGTCCGCGCCTAGGCTCCACCACGTCAACCTCGCCGACAACCGGCTCGGGGGCTCTCTCCGGTTCGACCTCTCGCTCCCAGCATCGCCCCTCAAGTCGCTTAACCTTAGCGGCAACCGGTTCACCAGCGCCGGCACCGGCCTGGAAGCAGCGCTGCCGCACCTGGAGGTGCTCGATCTGTCCCGGAACCACCTCGGCGTTGCGCCGCCGGGGATGGGGAAGTTGCGGCGGTTGCGGCATTTGGACATGTCTCACAACGACCCCGACGGCGGTGAATCTGCTGCTACGAAAGCGAGATTGCTGCGAAGTGCTTCCCATCGTTCCCACGCTGCTTCGCGTAGGAGACACAGGATAAGTACTAGATACAGAACGGTAATTGCAGTAGTTATCCCGGTGTCTGTGGTGATCGGTTTATGCTCCGTAGTGTTGATTTTGCACTTGATATACTTGTGCCATAGACTCACGGAGAAGGACGGCAAAGTGGAGGAGAGAGGAGAGGGTGCCACCGCTGCAGGAAATGGTAAGGAGGGCGGCGATGCTGACGATGGTGTGGGGAAGGACGTACGCCGGCGAGGAGGGTGGATTTTCGGATGGAAAATTAACCCTTAATTTCGTCCCTGTGACCGGCCGGAGCAGCCACAAGTTTGATCGAATATATATTTTCAGTTCATCAATTGTTCGCAGAGTACTCTACAACATGAGAAGGAACACTCAGCTTGAATTAATGTAATTACTTACGATCGTTTACAACCTGTAACAAGAACACTAAAGAAAGATAAATCAAAATAAGTATCAAACGTGATGAGATGATCCATTTGATCCGATTGCAGTCGTGCCGTGCATCAAACCAGTTCAAACTGTTGTGGCAAATGTAGCCTTTGACGAGAAAATAAATTCTGGAATTTATCTAAACACGCTGATAGTTTCTAAATTTACTGAAACACACTTTGAGTGGTTTTTGGTTTgttttaagaaaaaaatgatttcaaaattaataacGATTTACTAAAATACACTTTCAAGTTTGAACTCTTGCAGTTGATTGTACATATCAAAAAGGTTTAGGAGTATAGTGAAATTTCTGAGAAAAAATATACATGTGTGCATCGCCTTAGGTTTTGCTTTCCTTCGCAGCTCTCTCGGCAGCCGCCTGCTCCCCTTGCTTCGCCGCGGCGTCGCCGCCTCTCCTTTTCCGGTTGCCATTGGTTGCTGCAATTGCCAGAAATGTCGGCCTATTGTCTCCCGTGCAATCCCACGAGATTTCCCTACTGCAAGATGCCGGCTGGAGTATCTAGTTCGTTGCATTGCTTTGTTTCACCACTGAATCAAAGTTTCGCGGACAAGATTCAACATATTAACTCTAAGGGCGGGTATATTAGAACGCCTTCATGATTATTCTGGACTAAGAAACTTCGATCTTGTTTCAATTGTCACTGTATTTGCATAAAGATGCCTCATCTGTTGCAGGAAATATTCTACTTCTGTGGATAACATATGTGTATCTAGGAGATCTTACTTGGCTAAAACATTGGTGCGAGCAGCTTTCGGTGATACGCCTGGCGATTCACCTTGTAAGAAGTCTCTCTAAAgctttataatatatttttgttaTGAATTCATAGTGGGCATTAGTCTGTCATGAATTATGCAAGATTTTCAAGTCTGTTCTGTTTGTGTATGAAGCAGGATAGGATTCTTAAATCATAATAAACTTTTCCATTCATTCAGGTAGATTTAACTTATTAAATCAGATCAATGAATTCTCGATAAGGATAACTATCAGTCTCTGGGGTAACTATGAAGCAGATATATTTCACACTTCACATATTACCTTACACGGTCAAAAGACATCTATGTATTAAACCCTGATTAATTGTTAACCAGTTGTGTCCTCTATCAGACAAagtaatatattaaattaaaatgactGTAGGACAAAAAATGAGCTCCAATTGCTATTAATCTGATACATGATGGGTCATGTTTACCTATTCAGGAAATCCACAACTGGGGTCTGGTTTCTTTTTCACATGTTTCTCTATTGGTGAGTTTGCTCCCAAAACTCTCTTGGTCTACCAAAACCTCTCCTTATATTACACTGTTTTTTGAATGTTGCAACTCCTTTATGATTTTGATTAAATGTATATAGCTACATTAGCCATTTGCCCTTCTAAGATTAGATTGGATCTATCCCACCTTGAATTGATAGGATTTCTCTGCTTATTCATCTTAGACAATTTGTTTTCAGCATAGGTTGTCGTGCAAGtaatacattttaaaaaaaatggagtTGGGTTATAGATGCCTACCTGAGTCATGAGTTT contains:
- the LOC121995325 gene encoding probable inactive receptor kinase At4g23740 — its product is MELPDDSFTISGIFLFFLLLLPPPAASSCSPSDLARISLAFRFVTGFQLPSPTADCTAITLPSCNLTGAISWTHLRRVSALRTIDLSGNNLLGSIPALFWSAPRLHHVNLADNRLGGSLRFDLSLPASPLKSLNLSGNRFTSAGTGLEAALPHLEVLDLSRNHLGVAPPGMGKLRRLRHLDMSHNDPDGGESAATKARLLRSASHRSHAASRRRHRISTRYRTVIAVVIPVSVVIGLCSVVLILHLIYLCHRLTEKDGKVEERGEGATAAGNGKEGGDADDGVGKDVRRRGGWIFGWKINP